CTGGAAGGTAGCGCGACAAAGGCACCGCTGAAGGCAGTGACCGGATTCCAGCCAGCAAGCGACTTGCGCAGGAAAGCGCAATGGTGGCTGACCCGAGGGTGTTAACCCGCCGACCACGCCGGCGGCAACATCAGGGCGAGCGGCCATTCACCATCCGGCGGGATGGGGACTTCCGCTCAGGGAACCTTCTTTGGGATTTTGGGAGATTTTCTTGATGATATGAAAGCGCTGCGCCTCCAGACGGCGAATCTCTTGCTGAGCAGACAGCAAGAGCCGAAGAGAGGAGGCGCAGCACCATGCAGTATGTCGCGTTCGATGCCCACAAACACTACACCTGGGCCCGGGTGGAGCGGCCGGAGGGCACTGTGGTAGGGGAGCAGCGGATCGCGCACGAGCGTGGGGCGCTGCGGCGGTTCCTGGCGGGCTGTGAGCCCGGCTCGCCGGTGGCCATCGAGACAGTGGGCAACTGGTACTGGATGGTCGATGAAACGGAAGCAGCGGGGTACAGGCCCCAGTTGGTGCATGCGCACAAGGCCAAGTTGATGTTGGGGGTGGTGAACAAGACGGACCGACTGGATGCGCGCGGGATGAACCAGCTGCAGCGGACCGGGACGCTGCCCACGGTGTGGATTCCCCCAGGGGAACTGCGGGACTGGCGTGACCTCCCGCGGACGCGGATGGTGCTGGTGCGCCAGCGCACCCAGTTGAAGAATCGCATCCACGCGACGCTGGCCAAGTACGCGCTGACGGTCGGTGAGGTCGACGATCTGTTTGGAAAGCAGGGGCGCACACTGCTCCGCCAGCGGCTCGCCGAGCTGCCGCCGCAGACGGCGTTTGCGACGACGCGGGTGCTCGATCAGATTGAGACCCTCAACCACCAGGTCGACCTCTTTGAGCGGCAGATGGCGAACTCTTTGAGGTCACCGACGAGATCAAGCTGCTGATGACGCTCCCGGGCGTGGGTTTCATCCTGGCGACCGTGATCCTCGGAGAGATCGGCGATGTGGCCCGTTTTGGGCGCAGCGAGCAGCTCGCCGCCTATGCGGGTACCACCCCGCGGGTCCACGAGTCCGGAGGCCGGCGCCGCTACGGCCCACTGCGGGCGGACGTCAATCGCTATCTCAAATGGGCGTTTGTGGAGGCGGCCAATGTGGTCTGTCTGCACCGGGGGCGGCACCCGCAGCGCCATGTCAGCCGACTCTACGACCGCATCTACAAGCGGAAGGGGCATCAGAAAGCGATCGGAGATGTGGCCCGCCACCTGGCGGAGGCGGCCTACTGGGTGCTGACCAAGCGGGAGCCGTATCGCGAGCCGGGATCGTCCACGGAGGCGTAAGCGCGGGTTGCGTCTGAGCCCAGCGAGGCTCGTGACTTGATTGCGACACGCTTCCGGGACATCCTCATGCCAGCATCAGGGCGTAGAGATGACTCCGACGAGATCGGCGAAAGTAGACGAACCGGTAACCGAGACTCTTGACAGGCGCAGCGCTTTCAGAGATGACGGCGCTGCCCGCTTCCTGCCCAACACGCCACCCTACTTTCGCCCTACTCCGGCCGCACCCGACCGAGTTCGCCCGCGCCAGGCAGGAACAGGCTGATGCCACGATGCTTGCCGACGAAGCGAATTGTGCCGGCAGCCAGCAGCGTACAAACCAGCGCCCCAGCGGCACGTTCGTCGATGCGACACCAGGCAGAGACGAAGCGCCATGACAGCGGCACAGGCTTGCCCGGTTCGCGCAGCCAGTGGATGCCGAAGAGCAGCCGCACCATCTCAGACACAGGTGCGCCTACGCTGGCGGGGAATCGCAGCGGCACCACGGGTGGCCGAAGCAGACCGAGTTCGACCTGCAGCCTCGCCGCCCAGACGGCATGACTGGTGCCCGGGAGTTTCAAGGTGCGGCCGGCGCGAATGGAAGCGAAGACCTCGGGCACGGTGTAGACAGGCGGCCGGCCGGAGCCACCGTGCGCCTCTTCGCCGTCGCGTCGATGGAAGTCAACCAGCACGATGACGCCGTTCTCCCCGGCCCACCACGCCGCGGAAGCCCGGCGCTCCTCGTGCCCGGGCAGCGGGCACCTGAACCCTCGACCGAGTTCATCAGGCAACCCGAGGAGCCGCGCCGCCGCCGGCCAGACCCCTCCGACTGGACACCCTCCCAGTTCTTCACTACCTGAAAGACGAGGTGCAGCAAGATATGCATATGCATACCTTGCTGCAGTGGTCGTGGTGTTGACGTTGTGGAGTGTGTCTCTGGTGGCGGCAACACGGTCAAGCCACGCACGCGGCAAATCGGTCAGGTGGTCAAGGTCGAGCAACCAGTGCCGGCCAGCGCTCCGCGGTACCACGAGGAGGCCGGAGCCGAGGAATTCCAGGTCTGGCAACATCGCAGTCCTCGGCAGGGGTCCGGTCGTTCGGTAGAGCAGGTGGTGCCCTCGCCGCGCCTCGAAGGCGGCTGTTGGCGGCAGCGGGAGCCGCTCGGCTCGAACCGAGGCCACAGCAGCCGGGCCGTCGTGGTCCAAGTCGCCCAGCGAGAGAC
The DNA window shown above is from Armatimonadota bacterium and carries:
- a CDS encoding transposase, with product MQYVAFDAHKHYTWARVERPEGTVVGEQRIAHERGALRRFLAGCEPGSPVAIETVGNWYWMVDETEAAGYRPQLVHAHKAKLMLGVVNKTDRLDARGMNQLQRTGTLPTVWIPPGELRDWRDLPRTRMVLVRQRTQLKNRIHATLAKYALTVGEVDDLFGKQGRTLLRQRLAELPPQTAFATTRVLDQIETLNHQVDLFERQMANSLRSPTRSSC
- a CDS encoding bifunctional DNA primase/polymerase, whose protein sequence is MSGAFASDAPAYHAHGLNIVPVVPGTKRSAVAWSRWQHERQTAAEVGELAREYPDGDIAVILGGPGLSLGDLDHDGPAAVASVRAERLPLPPTAAFEARRGHHLLYRTTGPLPRTAMLPDLEFLGSGLLVVPRSAGRHWLLDLDHLTDLPRAWLDRVAATRDTLHNVNTTTTAARYAYAYLAAPRLSGSEELGGCPVGGVWPAAARLLGLPDELGRGFRCPLPGHEERRASAAWWAGENGVIVLVDFHRRDGEEAHGGSGRPPVYTVPEVFASIRAGRTLKLPGTSHAVWAARLQVELGLLRPPVVPLRFPASVGAPVSEMVRLLFGIHWLREPGKPVPLSWRFVSAWCRIDERAAGALVCTLLAAGTIRFVGKHRGISLFLPGAGELGRVRPE
- a CDS encoding transposase → MTLPGVGFILATVILGEIGDVARFGRSEQLAAYAGTTPRVHESGGRRRYGPLRADVNRYLKWAFVEAANVVCLHRGRHPQRHVSRLYDRIYKRKGHQKAIGDVARHLAEAAYWVLTKREPYREPGSSTEA